The Candidatus Binatus sp. genomic interval GCTCCGCGAGCGCGAAGCGAACTTGTCCGAGGTCGAGACCGACGCGCGTGCGGCGGCAAAGCTCGCGCGCGAACGCGCGGAGAACGACCGCAAGCGGCTCCGCGCTGAGACCGCGGAGATGGTCGAGGATTTTCGGCGCGAAAGCGCGACCATCTTGGAGGAACTGAAGCAGCGCTCGAAATCGCGCGCCGACGTGAAGGAGTTCATCACCGAGACCGCGGCGCGGCTCGAGCGGCTGGCGCCGTCGCCATCGCCCGCGCCCGAATCAACTGCGCCGCTCAAGGTTGGCGACAGCGTCGAGGTCGGCGACATCCGCGGCGAACTGACACTGCTCGAAGCGAACCGCGCGGTGATCAGCCGCGGCGGTTTGCGGATCGAAGTTTCGCCTGAGCGGCTCAGGCGCGCCGCCCCGGCTCGGAGCGAAGAGCGCGCGCCGCGCGAACGGACGCCCGCGATCAGTTTCAGCAGCGACGCCAGTGAGCGCAGCGAACTGAATCTGATCGGGATGCGCACCAGCGACGCGCTCCGCAAGCTCGAGGACTTCCTCGATCAGGCGTTCCTTACGAATCGCGCCGAAGTCCGAATCGTGCACGGAATCGGCTCGGGCGCGCTTCGAAAGGCCGTCGCCGAATATCTCGATACGTCGCCATATTGCTCGTCGTTTCGGCAAGCCGAGCCTCATCAGGGCGGCGCCGGCGCCACGATCGTGCAGATGAACCTGTAGCCTGCAGCAACTCGCTGATGCAGACTTGCAGTCGCGGATATCATGAAGAAAGAATTTGCGCCGGTTACACCCGGCGAGATGCTGAAGGAGGAATTTCTGGCCGAATACGGCCTGTCGCAGAACCAGCTCGCGAAGGCAATCGGCATTTCTCCAAACCGGATTGCTGAGATCGTGCACAACCGTCGCCGGATTACCGCTGATACGGCGCTGCGTCTCAGCTTGTATTTCGGCAACAGCCCGGAATTCTGGCTGAATCTCCAGACCCACTACGATCTCAAGATGGCGCGCAAGAATCTCGCGCCCGCGGCGGCAGCGCGGATCAAAGCACAGCGGGCAGCCTGAGGACTGATCTGGCCGAATCAGTTCGCGACGTCCGCAGCGCTGATCAGAACAGCTTCTGCAACTGATCGAGCGGGTTCGGCGGATTCTGCGGCTTTTGCTGCTGCCGATTGCGACCGCCACCGCCCTTGCGACCAGCGCCCGACGGAGGCGGCTGCCCCGCGTATCCGCCATACGGATCGCTCGGGGGCGTGCTGGCGTTCGATCCTGCCGGTGGCGCGCCCGCATAGCCCGGATTGCTGTTCGGGCTCGCACCCGGAGCATAGCCCGGCGCGCCGCCGGGATTGCTCGTCCCCGATGTGTCGCTGGGCATTCCAAGCAAGCCGCCGATTGCTCCCGGCAATCCCTTCTTGCCGAATAAGCCGCCCGACGGCGCGGCCGGCGCAGGAGCACTGCCGTACGGTCCCGTCATCGGTGCACTTCCCATCGGCGCGCCGCCGGTACTGCCGCCCGACGTATCGCCCGATCCGCCGCCGAGCAATCCGCCTATCAGTCCGCCGGCCGCTCCTCCCGGCATGCCCTTCTTGCCGAGCACTTTGCCGAGATACTTCTCGCCCTGGTTCTGCGCTTCATGCATCGCGGCGCGCTGCGCGAGTTCGGACACGTTGGGCAGCACCGACGGCTTGGGCAACTGGCCGCTAATCTGCACCGGGAAATCGACCTGTCCCTGGGTGTTCACGATATACGCGACGTTTTTATTCTGTTGCACCAGTTCGCGGCTGAACGGCTGCGAGAGCACCATCCGCACCGCGAGATCGATATTGCGATCGAGGTCGAACCAGCCGTCGCCGAGCAGATTGTAATCGACCGTCTGCACCTTGATATCGTGCGAGGTAATTCGCGGACCGGCGAGCACGTAGCTGAGGCTCGCATTCTGGATGTCCGTGTTCGGGTTGTTGAACAATTCCGGATGACGTTGGATCACGCCGAGCGGCACCAGGTTGCCGACCACCGGCAGGTTCGTCAGCTTCTGCAGCGATTCGCCGCCGATATTGACGCCGATCAGTTTGCCGTTGACGACGTTGAGGCGCCCGTCGCCTTTGAACGTCGGCTTCATCTGATCGAATGGACCCGCCACCGCGGCGACATTCATGTTGCCGGTGAGCGTCCCGCGCACAATTCCCGCCGACTTCGATTTTTGCGCCGCGAGCATCTGCTGCAAATCGAGGTTCGTAAAATTCATCGCCGCTGAAAACGGCGCCGACGGCCCGAGCCGCGTCTCGCCGGTCGCCGATATGTCGCCCGCGAATGCCTTCAGCCTGAGCGATTGCAGGCGCGCGCTCCCGTTGTTGGCAACCGCGACCA includes:
- a CDS encoding Smr/MutS family protein — its product is LREREANLSEVETDARAAAKLARERAENDRKRLRAETAEMVEDFRRESATILEELKQRSKSRADVKEFITETAARLERLAPSPSPAPESTAPLKVGDSVEVGDIRGELTLLEANRAVISRGGLRIEVSPERLRRAAPARSEERAPRERTPAISFSSDASERSELNLIGMRTSDALRKLEDFLDQAFLTNRAEVRIVHGIGSGALRKAVAEYLDTSPYCSSFRQAEPHQGGAGATIVQMNL
- a CDS encoding HigA family addiction module antitoxin produces the protein MKKEFAPVTPGEMLKEEFLAEYGLSQNQLAKAIGISPNRIAEIVHNRRRITADTALRLSLYFGNSPEFWLNLQTHYDLKMARKNLAPAAAARIKAQRAA